A region from the Medicago truncatula cultivar Jemalong A17 chromosome 6, MtrunA17r5.0-ANR, whole genome shotgun sequence genome encodes:
- the LOC11422065 gene encoding beta-glucuronosyltransferase GlcAT14A: MKKLKNYYMHFKNHHHHHHQSPERKWIFPLAIGSILSLFLLFIATLTSPQGTHILPFYRSISASYSVFVENKIKPLPVSTLPPPPRLAYLISGSAGDGGSVKRVLLAMYHPHNRYVVHLDLESSAKERADLFEFVMNHELFKRFENVKMITKANLITYRGPTMVANTLHAAAILLKECGDWDWFINLSASDYPLVTQDDLLHTFSFLPRDLNFIDHTSDIGWKDHQRARPIIVDPGLYMNKKQDVFWVTQRRSRPTAFKLFTGSAWMVLSRPFVDYVIWGWDNLPRTVLMYYSNFISSPEGYFHTVICNAQEFRNTTVNSDLHFIAWDNPPKQHPHYLTVADMKVMTDSNAPFARKFHREDPVLDRIDTELLSRNPGMPVPGGWCIGSRENGTDPCSVVGNTTVLRPENGSKRLETLITKLMSNENFRPRQCV; encoded by the exons atgaagaaattgaagaacTATTACATGCACTTCAaaaaccatcatcatcatcatcatcaatcaccAGAAAGAAAATGGATTTTCCCACTTGCAATTGGTtcaattctctctctttttcttctcttcattgCAACACTAACATCACCACAAGGCACACACATTCTACCATTTTACCGTTCCATTTCAGCTTCATATTcagtttttgttgaaaataaaatcaagcCTTTACCAGTTTCAACCCTCCCTCCACCACCACGTCTTGCTTATTTAATCTCCGGCTCCGCCGGAGACGGTGGTTCTGTCAAAAGGGTGCTTCTTGCTATGTATCATCCACATAACCGTTATGTTGTTCATCTTGATCTTGAAAGTTCTGCAAAAGAACGTGCGGATctgtttgagtttgtgatgaaTCATGAGTTGTTTAAGAGATTTGAGAATGTTAAGATGATTACTAAGGCGAATCTTATTACTTATAGAGGTCCTACTATGGTTGCTAATACTCTTCATGCTGCTGCTATTTTGTTGAAGGAATGTGGTGATTGGGATTGGTTTATCAATCTTAGTGCTTCTGATTATCCACTTGTTACTCAAgatg ATCTGCTTCACACATTTAGCTTTTTGCCGCGCGATCTTAATTTCATCGATCATACCAGTGACATTGGATGGAAAGA TCATCAGCGTGCAAGGCCTATAATTGTTGATCCGGGGTTGTACATGAATAAGAAGCAAGATGTGTTTTGGGTTACGCAGAGAAGAAGTAGACCAACTGCTTTCAAGCTTTTCACAG GTTCGGCTTGGATGGTACTCTCTAGACCTTTCGTCGACTACGTCATATGGGGATGGGACAATTTGCCGCGAACTGTTCTCATGTACTATTCGAATTTCATATCTTCCCCTGAAGGATACTTCCACACAGTTATTTGCAATGCTCAAGAATTCAGAAACACAACTGTCAACAGTGATCTACACTTCATTGCATGGGACAATCCTCCTAAGCAGCATCCTCACTACCTCACAGTTGCTGATATGAAAGTTATGACCGACAGCAACGCTCCCTTTGCAAGGAAGTTCCATCGAGAAGATCCTGTTTTGGACAGAATCGACACCGAACTATTATCCCGAAATCCTGGAATGCCTGTTCCTGGTGGTTGGTGCATAGGAAGCAGGGAGAATGGGACCGATCCTTGCTCGGTAGTTGGCAACACTACTGTCCTTAGACCAGAAAACGGTTCAAAAAGGCTCGAAACGTTAATCACCAAATTGATGTCGAACGAAAATTTCCGGCCTAGACAATGTGTATGA